In one window of Romeriopsis navalis LEGE 11480 DNA:
- the selD gene encoding selenide, water dikinase SelD — LAATAVELHLFSRSSTLLPQQNAWVQQHFQTLLQARAVQLHFGQAVTHWDGTYLQTDDGTKLRCDTTIWVTQATAPNWLRAAGLAVDERGFMQVDDALRSTSHPQVFAAGDIATMVNYPRPKAGVFAVRQGQPLFENLRRVLCQQRLRPFVPQQRYLSLIGSGDGQAVAVRGQLAVKLPFLWAWKDRIDRQFMARFDRALLGRIALHPASSSSLRQRWKSWEKLVLERSGLVLVGEAGLPPPLSGGNMRCSGCGAKVGASVLAQVLARIQAGQTADSVVLGLDQPDDAAVLQVPSDRLLVQTVDYFPALVDDPFVFGQIAANHSLSDLFAMGASAETVLAIVTLPYATESKQAETLFQLLSGALKTLEITQTQLVGGHTLEGEKLMFGLTCNGLVAADQILKKSGMQPDDCLVLTKPLGTGTLFAAQMRYQAKPAWIDMAIETMLQSNYPAAQIFLQHHATACTDVTGFGLLGHLVEMVRASSVHVTLELAAIACLPGAVQMTQQGIVSSLYAQNQRAQNWIANLSEVASQPKFPLLFDPQTAGGLLATVPADRLTDCLNRLQRAGYRSHLIGRVKPTLENGALPITIEA, encoded by the coding sequence CCTTAGCGGCAACAGCCGTTGAACTGCATTTATTTAGCCGATCATCGACCTTACTGCCGCAGCAAAATGCTTGGGTGCAGCAGCATTTCCAAACGCTTTTGCAGGCGCGCGCTGTGCAATTGCATTTTGGGCAGGCGGTGACCCACTGGGACGGGACGTATTTGCAAACGGACGATGGGACAAAATTGCGTTGTGATACGACGATTTGGGTAACTCAAGCGACGGCGCCGAATTGGTTGAGAGCGGCGGGTCTGGCGGTGGATGAGCGAGGGTTTATGCAAGTCGATGATGCGCTGCGATCGACTTCCCATCCTCAGGTTTTTGCCGCCGGGGATATTGCGACCATGGTGAATTATCCGCGACCGAAGGCCGGTGTGTTTGCGGTGCGTCAAGGCCAGCCCTTATTCGAAAATTTACGGCGTGTTTTATGCCAGCAGCGGCTGCGGCCCTTTGTGCCGCAGCAACGCTACTTAAGCCTGATTGGGAGCGGTGATGGCCAAGCGGTGGCAGTGCGCGGTCAACTAGCGGTGAAGCTACCGTTTTTGTGGGCATGGAAAGATCGCATCGATCGGCAATTTATGGCCCGTTTCGATCGGGCTTTATTGGGCCGTATAGCGCTGCATCCGGCGTCAAGTTCGAGTCTGCGCCAACGTTGGAAAAGCTGGGAAAAGCTGGTACTTGAGCGCTCCGGCTTGGTTTTAGTGGGTGAAGCAGGACTGCCACCGCCACTGTCGGGTGGAAATATGCGCTGTTCTGGATGTGGTGCGAAGGTGGGAGCCTCGGTCTTAGCGCAGGTTTTAGCGCGGATTCAAGCGGGGCAGACGGCGGATTCCGTCGTGCTGGGTTTGGATCAACCCGACGATGCTGCGGTTTTACAAGTTCCATCGGATCGGCTGCTCGTGCAAACCGTCGATTATTTCCCCGCGTTAGTAGATGATCCTTTTGTATTCGGGCAAATTGCGGCCAATCATAGCTTGAGCGATCTCTTTGCGATGGGTGCATCGGCGGAAACTGTGTTGGCGATCGTGACCTTGCCCTATGCGACTGAATCGAAACAAGCCGAAACTTTATTTCAGTTACTATCGGGTGCGTTGAAAACACTCGAAATAACCCAGACACAGCTGGTCGGGGGACATACGCTGGAAGGGGAAAAGTTGATGTTTGGCCTCACCTGTAACGGCTTAGTGGCCGCTGATCAGATCTTAAAAAAGTCGGGGATGCAACCCGACGATTGCTTAGTTTTGACCAAACCCTTGGGCACCGGTACGTTGTTTGCGGCGCAGATGCGGTATCAAGCCAAGCCGGCTTGGATCGATATGGCGATCGAGACAATGCTGCAATCGAATTATCCTGCGGCGCAAATTTTTCTCCAGCATCATGCGACGGCCTGTACAGATGTCACGGGATTTGGCCTGTTGGGGCATTTAGTGGAAATGGTGCGCGCGTCGTCGGTACATGTGACCTTGGAGCTGGCGGCGATTGCTTGCCTCCCGGGTGCAGTCCAAATGACACAGCAAGGAATTGTGAGTTCGCTCTATGCCCAGAACCAACGGGCCCAGAATTGGATTGCCAACCTATCCGAAGTTGCGTCGCAGCCAAAATTTCCGCTGTTGTTTGACCCACAAACTGCTGGTGGATTGTTGGCGACTGTCCCAGCGGATCGCCTGACTGATTGCCTTAACCGGTTGCAACGAGCGGGCTATCGCAGCCACCTGATCGGTCGGGTTAAACCAACATTGGAGAATGGGGCATTACCGATTACGATCGAAGCCTAA
- the mnmH gene encoding tRNA 2-selenouridine(34) synthase MnmH: MPTILDATEFLQRTAVILDTRSPGEFAAGHIPGAVSFPLFTDDERAQVGTCYKRQGQAMAIELGLELIGPKMVGFVRQAKQLAPDKQVRVHCWRGGMRSSSMAWLLETAGLHVELLKGGYKAFRQWGRTTLAVPKPIITLGGMTGTGKTILLHELHRQGEQVLDLEGIANHRGSSYGALGLPPQPTQEQFGNDLAIAWHQLKPDQPIWIEAESRRIGFCRVPDELFLPMQAAPVLQVERSLAERLAILDQVYGDSDPEELVAATERITKRLGGQHSKAAIASIRQGNLKPAIEIALTYYDKTYRYDLEKRGVLITPVVVEGLSDPDAAEQLIAAAQRLSLPEPAALPM; the protein is encoded by the coding sequence ATGCCTACGATTCTCGATGCGACGGAATTTCTCCAACGAACTGCGGTTATTCTCGATACGCGCAGTCCGGGTGAATTCGCCGCGGGGCATATTCCAGGGGCGGTGAGTTTTCCGTTGTTTACCGATGATGAACGGGCCCAAGTCGGCACTTGTTATAAACGCCAGGGTCAAGCAATGGCGATCGAATTGGGGCTAGAACTAATTGGTCCCAAAATGGTGGGGTTTGTGCGTCAAGCAAAGCAACTTGCACCGGATAAACAAGTGCGAGTGCATTGTTGGCGGGGGGGCATGCGCAGTAGCAGTATGGCCTGGTTATTGGAAACCGCTGGATTGCATGTAGAACTGCTTAAAGGTGGTTATAAGGCATTCCGCCAGTGGGGGCGCACGACCTTAGCTGTACCCAAGCCGATTATTACTCTGGGTGGGATGACTGGCACCGGCAAAACGATCTTGCTCCACGAACTGCACCGCCAAGGCGAGCAAGTCCTGGATCTTGAAGGCATTGCGAATCATCGTGGCAGTAGTTATGGGGCTTTAGGTTTACCACCCCAACCGACCCAAGAGCAGTTTGGCAATGATTTGGCGATCGCTTGGCATCAACTCAAGCCTGATCAGCCAATTTGGATCGAAGCCGAAAGTCGGCGCATTGGCTTTTGTCGGGTGCCGGATGAGCTATTTTTGCCCATGCAGGCGGCACCAGTACTCCAAGTTGAACGATCGCTTGCCGAGCGGTTAGCGATTTTGGATCAGGTCTATGGCGATAGTGACCCGGAAGAACTCGTGGCGGCAACGGAGCGGATCACGAAACGGTTGGGGGGACAACATTCCAAAGCCGCAATTGCGAGTATCCGTCAGGGCAATTTGAAACCGGCGATTGAAATTGCCTTAACTTACTACGATAAAACCTACCGATATGATCTGGAAAAACGCGGTGTATTGATTACGCCAGTGGTGGTTGAGGGACTTTCGGATCCAGATGCTGCTGAGCAGTTAATTGCCGCCGCTCAACGGTTGTCCTTACCGGAACCCGCAGCATTGCCAATGTAG
- a CDS encoding PH domain-containing protein, which yields MKLNMAAAHLMIELSGWERLWAVHVGPRIVIPFDEIEQVRTTAPETTWRELRAPGTFFPGVIKAGTYYTDRGRTFWYTKSAENVLCLDLSADQYYKQIVLTVDQNRTWADRINQNRR from the coding sequence ATGAAACTCAATATGGCTGCGGCGCATTTGATGATTGAGCTTTCTGGTTGGGAAAGGCTGTGGGCGGTGCATGTTGGGCCGCGGATTGTCATTCCCTTTGACGAAATTGAACAAGTCAGGACGACGGCGCCTGAGACGACTTGGCGAGAGCTGCGGGCCCCTGGAACTTTTTTCCCAGGTGTGATCAAAGCGGGCACTTATTATACGGATCGTGGTCGGACTTTTTGGTATACCAAATCGGCGGAGAATGTCCTCTGCCTGGATCTCAGTGCGGACCAGTATTACAAGCAAATTGTCCTGACGGTCGATCAGAATCGCACATGGGCTGATAGGATTAACCAAAATCGGCGCTAA
- a CDS encoding RsmB/NOP family class I SAM-dependent RNA methyltransferase, with product MKKVSNLLLKTSCQLFNVPSERQVFVDALVSPQPFHPAILWTRSRPAEMPFNLVAPLPWQPEFVDRLALDQQPSQHPLHQAGEFYCLDFSSVFVAMPMCQLASPPAVLIDVCAAPGGQTIFAWRSLQPLQLLSNEPMSKRIGALITNLQRAQIKPVFALRSDSNILAEVIPQTAQVVVVNAPCSRQTLLAKGGESPGCFHPVNIAKNATRQKRILANAAQLVAPQGHLVYSTKTYTPDENERVVEWFLAHYPQFQPIVVERLTSYQSSLTNIPSYRLFPQSGLGAGAFTVLLQNTQDGVARKIPATFFEHPSVTLL from the coding sequence ATGAAAAAGGTGTCAAACCTTTTGCTCAAAACCAGCTGCCAACTTTTCAATGTTCCGAGTGAACGGCAGGTATTTGTCGATGCCTTAGTTTCCCCACAGCCGTTCCATCCAGCGATTCTTTGGACCCGATCACGACCGGCCGAAATGCCTTTTAATCTGGTTGCACCGCTACCTTGGCAGCCAGAATTTGTTGATCGTTTAGCCCTGGATCAACAACCGAGCCAACATCCGCTGCATCAGGCTGGGGAATTTTATTGTCTCGATTTTTCATCGGTGTTTGTGGCGATGCCCATGTGTCAGCTGGCATCGCCACCCGCCGTTTTGATTGATGTTTGCGCTGCGCCGGGAGGCCAAACCATTTTTGCTTGGCGATCGTTGCAACCCCTGCAACTCCTGAGCAATGAACCCATGAGTAAGCGGATTGGCGCGCTGATTACGAATCTTCAGCGGGCGCAAATTAAGCCAGTGTTTGCGCTGCGATCGGACTCAAATATTTTGGCCGAAGTGATTCCGCAAACCGCGCAAGTCGTTGTGGTCAATGCGCCTTGTAGTCGTCAGACCTTACTGGCGAAGGGGGGGGAGTCACCCGGTTGCTTCCATCCCGTGAATATTGCCAAAAATGCGACGCGCCAAAAACGTATCCTCGCAAATGCGGCGCAGCTAGTGGCGCCCCAAGGCCATCTAGTCTATTCGACTAAGACTTATACGCCGGATGAGAATGAACGGGTGGTGGAGTGGTTTTTAGCCCATTATCCACAGTTCCAGCCGATCGTCGTAGAACGGCTCACTTCCTACCAGTCAAGTCTGACTAATATTCCAAGTTATCGACTGTTCCCACAATCCGGTTTAGGGGCGGGGGCCTTCACTGTACTGCTCCAAAATACGCAGGATGGTGTGGCCCGTAAAATTCCGGCGACCTTCTTTGAGCACCCTTCTGTTACATTGCTGTAA